Proteins encoded together in one Ammospiza caudacuta isolate bAmmCau1 chromosome 27, bAmmCau1.pri, whole genome shotgun sequence window:
- the DBF4B gene encoding protein DBF4 homolog B, whose protein sequence is MAGTSSPRPLRGQSFYLDLPSGRGARYLAEAIGRLGGVTESFLSKEVTCVVSSNREAKRNQPRAREEKQNNPTAERTKSTSSVPAVPKGTPNRAHQKPPYTALLSRGKELLNKAMKNQDTCSGSSILANARLWGVQILHVDEMLSYAQQLLRAISGARKQCQQTEVKCPASKSKIHRGKLKPPFLKVEDQSRQFRPFHHQFQSFPALNFLAPKSSSPFEPLKSLSSSCQARGAEGCALHSTGGKSPRSAHVTVPRKRRGFCECCQETFEELQKHLQSPQHQRFAQDSSRYIPVDRVISQLTNSFLEGSAKVPWSCLADERVVPQAHSTGGMKLLPAELGEEGEQPEQDAVELLTDTELDHGLKTQGHSPCLPRDRVTDPTGGGDLSKPSSLQLPRGARLSRGVCAAHGAMGEAGLGASGLDLAPELGWGPHASPTPVREAVASSEPVSHPPQGQAASRKRQLCSRHSSQGAKRPRLELGSGLSPLGEQMELVGAGMGAQGAGQVSEPALPALGRAGSLPLGTELSSRPHSCLALDLCLCQSPGGPVSQPASSGAVAAGWDAGQAAAASAVTERGRSRDSDSTPRDGSRPALEGTASRTSCPAGCLPSPTLPLAAARCCCCVRAAQAAAPGAPGVLPPPPQRPQAAPGSSRGSSGSDWGVQLLPAVPGCRIPAVGRDLLQVQPQGRVRDSGYESQLCSVLREAELDRSCRNCCTETRGASFPILGTLFGS, encoded by the exons ATGGCTGGCACGTCTTCCCCTCGGCCCCTCCGCGGGCAGTCCTTCTACCTGGACCTGCCCAGCGGCCGCGGCGCCCGGTACCTGGCGGAGGCCATCGGGCGGCTCGGCGGG GTGACAGAAAGCTTCCTCAGCAAAGAAGTCACCTGTGTGGTGTCCAGCAACAGAGAGGCCAAGAGGAACCAGCCCAGGGCTCGGGAGGAGAAGCAGAACAACCCAACTGCAGAAAGAACAAAATCCACGAGCTCAgtgcctgctgtccccaaagGAACCCCAAACAGAGCTCACCAGAAGCCACCCTACACT gcactgctgagcaggggaAAGGAGCTGCTGAACAAGGCCATGAAGAACCAG GACacctgcagtggcagcagcatccTCGCCAACGCTCGCCTGTGGGGAGTCCAGATCCTGCATGTGGATG AAATGTTGTCCtatgcccagcagctgctgcgaGCCATCTCAGGAGCAAGGAAGCAGTGCCAGCAGACAGAG GTGAAATGCCCTGCCTCCAAATCCAAAATTCACAGAG GAAAATTGAAGCCCCCTTTTCTGAAAGTTGAAGACCAGAGCAG GCAATTCAGGCCCTTCCATCACCAATTCCAAAGCTTTCCTGCCCTCAACTTCCTGGCACCCAAAAGCTCCAGCCCATTTGAGCCTCTGAAAAGCCTCTCCAGTTCCTGCCAAGCCAG GGGTGCTGAGGGTtgtgccctgcacagcactgggGGGAAGAGCCCTCGTTCCGCACACGTCACCGTGCCCAGGAAAAGGAGGGGGTTCTGTGAGTGCTGCCAAGAGACCTttgaagagctgcagaag CAtctccagagcccccagcaccAGAGGTTTGCCCAGGACAGCTCCCGGTACATCCCTGTGGACCGTGTCATCTCCCAGCTCACCAACAGCTTCCTGGAGGGCTCAGCCAA GGTGCCCTGGTCCTGCCTGGCAGATGAACGTGTGGTGCCTCAagcacacagcactggaggaatgaagctgctgccagctgagctgggagaggaaggggagcagcctgagcaggaTGCTGTGGAGCTGCTAACAGATACAGAGCTGGATCATGGCCTGAAGACCCAGGGACATTCCCCCTGCCTAcccagggacagggtcacagaTCCCACAGGAGGAGGGGACTTGtcaaagcccagctccctgcagctgccaaggggAGCACGGCTCAGCAGAGGGGTCTGTGCTGCCCATGGTGCCAtgggggaggctgggctgggggcttcgGGTTTAGATTTGgctcctgagctgggctgggggcctCATGCATCACCCACTCCTGTCAGAGAGGCAGTGGCTTCAAGTGAACCTGTCAGCCACCCtccccaaggccaggctgcctCCAGGAAGCGccagctgtgctccagacacagctCCCAGGGGGCAAAGaggcccaggctggagctgggttCTGGCCTGTCCCCCCTGGGTGAGCAGATGGAGCTGGTGGGTGCTGGGATGGGGGCACAGGGTGCAGGGCAGGTGtctgagccagccctgcctgccttggggagggctggcagcctgcccctgggcacagagctctccagcagacctcacagctgccttgctTTGGATCTGTGCCTGTGTCAGAGCCCTGGGGGCCCTGTATCCCAGCCAGCATCCTcaggagcagtggctgcaggttgggatgctgggcaggcagctgcagccagcgcTGTCACTGAGCGTGGCCggagcagggacagtgacagcacgcccagggatgggagcaggccTGCTCTGGAGGGCACAGCGAGCAGGaccagctgccctgctggctgcctgccCTCTCCCAcactgcccctggctgcagccagatgttgctgctgtgtcagggcagcacaagcagcagcccctggagctccCGGTGTCCTCCCGCCTCCTCCCCAGCGCCCCCAGGCTGCTCCCGGCTCCAGCAGGGGCTCCTCGGGGTCAGACTGGGGTGTGCAGCTCCTCCCGGCTGTCCCGGGCTGCAGGATtccagctgtgggcagggatttgctgcaggtgcagccccagggcagggtgagggaCAGCGGGTACgagtcccagctctgctccgTGCTCAGGGAGGCGGAGCtggacaggagctgcaggaactgCTGCACTGAGACACGAGGAGCCTCTTTCCCCATCCTTGGAACGTTGTTTGGCAGCTAA
- the CCDC43 gene encoding coiled-coil domain-containing protein 43 — MAAPGGAGAASMAMAMPIAAPMLLPEPPPFPAWLAARLDALGLDRAVYGAYIEGLLREEESDEERLEALRAVLAACLEEDLLNDVCREVVEKWSDSQVVDSKEEKEDEVQAIASMMEKQARIVVKPKEVSQEEKQRKAALLAQYANVTDEEDGGDEQDGLTTAVNIGSEKSLFRNTNVEDVLNARKLERELLRDEFQKKKEQDKLQREKDKLAKQERKEKEKKRTQKGERKR, encoded by the exons atggcggcgcccggcggggcgggcgcggcgtCGATGGCGATGGCGATGCCGATCGCGGCCCCCATgctgctcccggagccgccgccCTTCCCGGCATGGCTGGCAGCACGCCTGGACGCGCTGGGGCTGGACCGAGCCGTGTACGGCGCCTACATCGAGGGGCTGCTGCGGGAGGAGGAGAGCGATGAGGAGCGGCTGGAGGCGCTGCGGGCCGTGCTGGCCGCCTGCCTG GAAGAAGATCTCTTGAATGATGTGTGCAGGGAGGTTGTGGAGAAGTGGTCTGACTCCCAGGTCGTTGATTccaaagaggagaaagaag ATGAGGTCCAGGCCATTGCCAGCATGATGGAGAAACAGGCCAGGATAGTGGTGAAGCCCAAGGAGGTGTCCcaggaggagaagcagaggAAGGCTGCGCTCCTGGCCCAGTATGCCAACGTGACTGACGAGGAGGA TGGTGGGGATGAACAGGATGGATTGACAACAGCTGTAAATATTGGATCAGAAAAAT CATTGTTCAGAAACACCAACGTGGAGGATGTGCTGAATGCCAGGAAACTGGAgcgggagctgctgagggatgagttccagaagaagaaagagcagGATAAACTGCAGAGGGAGAAGGACAAGCTGGCCaagcaggagaggaaggagaaggagaagaaacgAACACAGAAAGGGGAGCGGAAACGGTAG